A genome region from Myroides fluvii includes the following:
- a CDS encoding helix-turn-helix domain-containing protein — MEFYFNLAVLTAAIIFGSISFIVNSTLTTTTKTQKTLHAFLLFFVLHIIVILCLRLVFSDYKFLSLGLPLNTVYAPTFYCCLVLLSDEVNKVVTNTSRYFFFILHFIPTLLLLAFYGYFVSKSTDIDSEEAYGYLMVLYSFEVFQYIGYAFTGYFKINKLMLNNNIRLLILRVMWIMIFMALVSMGVVFYGSILYYDLSVTYLALLCFSVVIFNYYMTRLKYVKVVAITAPQPVSVEEEQLLLKYEKSKLADDVLETYKVKVEQVLQDKKSYLKLNFTLDDLERESKIAKHHLSQFFSTTYGMNFNAYINKLRVEYAKELLEKRNFDISVSELGDECGFNSRTSFFRAFKKFEGVSPSEYIANILQKR; from the coding sequence ATGGAATTTTATTTCAACTTAGCTGTATTAACAGCTGCAATTATTTTTGGTAGCATCTCGTTTATCGTCAATTCCACACTGACAACAACGACAAAAACACAAAAAACACTTCATGCTTTTTTGTTGTTTTTTGTTTTGCATATCATTGTAATCTTGTGCTTGAGGCTTGTGTTCTCCGATTATAAATTTCTGAGTTTAGGCCTGCCGTTAAATACTGTTTACGCACCGACATTTTATTGTTGTTTGGTTTTATTGTCGGATGAAGTGAATAAGGTGGTGACCAATACGTCAAGGTATTTTTTCTTTATTTTACATTTCATTCCCACTTTGTTATTGCTGGCCTTTTATGGGTATTTTGTGAGTAAATCGACAGATATTGACAGTGAAGAAGCCTACGGCTATTTAATGGTACTCTACTCTTTTGAAGTATTTCAGTATATTGGCTATGCATTTACTGGGTACTTTAAAATCAATAAGTTGATGCTGAACAACAATATCCGACTTCTGATTTTAAGGGTGATGTGGATTATGATTTTCATGGCTTTAGTTTCGATGGGAGTTGTGTTTTACGGAAGTATATTATACTACGATCTTTCAGTGACTTACCTGGCTTTGTTGTGTTTTTCTGTCGTGATATTTAACTATTATATGACGCGATTAAAATACGTCAAAGTGGTTGCCATAACTGCTCCACAACCTGTGTCAGTAGAAGAGGAGCAGCTGTTGTTGAAGTATGAAAAATCAAAGCTTGCAGATGATGTTTTAGAAACTTATAAAGTAAAGGTAGAACAAGTGTTGCAAGACAAAAAATCCTACCTCAAACTCAATTTTACACTGGATGATTTAGAACGTGAAAGCAAGATTGCCAAACACCACTTGTCTCAGTTCTTTTCAACAACCTATGGCATGAATTTTAATGCCTACATCAATAAACTACGAGTGGAATACGCCAAAGAATTATTGGAGAAAAGAAATTTTGATATCTCAGTTTCTGAATTAGGTGATGAATGTGGATTTAATTCTAGAACCTCTTTTTTTAGAGCTTTTAAAAAATTTGAAGGCGTATCTCCTTCAGAGTATATTGCGAATATTTTGCAAAAGAGATAG
- a CDS encoding helix-turn-helix domain-containing protein yields MKLIKTFDGSLKNHFNFESIVKSILAISLIQLVVIYLGVNLNFIHLAIPLLYFFTRKTASHIEPSVGEFILHFSVVILMILLPNLFPFKYIGSLIFAYVLTYLMLIYKEAKMIKPSSANQSVLGFIGFFCNYMIACLIAKVIFFLVTYIYADFGIEYVFFQTGLSVLVCLFSLLSLVTINGSNKTILNQVPTFIVNKADIKSYSYVVEDKERTIVDFFETSDEFLTNSFSLEDLAEAVGLSKQEVSTVINHQLNSSFYHMVAQYRILHAKELLQERNNLTIEAIVEECGFSSKSTFNKYFKLFVGKTPSVYRSQIA; encoded by the coding sequence ATGAAACTAATTAAAACATTTGATGGTTCTTTAAAAAACCATTTTAACTTCGAGAGCATTGTTAAAAGTATTTTGGCAATATCTCTTATTCAACTTGTAGTGATTTACTTAGGTGTAAATCTAAATTTTATTCACTTAGCTATCCCGCTATTGTATTTTTTTACAAGAAAAACGGCTAGTCATATCGAACCATCTGTAGGAGAGTTTATCCTGCATTTTAGCGTTGTGATCTTAATGATTTTATTGCCGAATTTATTCCCATTTAAATATATAGGATCACTTATTTTTGCCTATGTATTAACTTATTTAATGTTGATTTACAAAGAAGCAAAGATGATAAAACCTTCTTCGGCTAATCAAAGCGTTTTAGGGTTTATTGGTTTCTTTTGCAACTATATGATTGCGTGTTTAATTGCTAAAGTGATATTCTTTTTAGTTACCTATATTTATGCTGACTTCGGTATTGAATATGTGTTTTTTCAAACGGGATTGTCTGTATTGGTTTGTTTGTTCAGTTTGCTGAGTTTGGTTACGATCAATGGAAGTAACAAAACCATTTTAAATCAAGTACCTACTTTTATCGTAAACAAAGCGGATATTAAATCCTATAGCTATGTTGTTGAAGATAAGGAACGAACGATTGTAGACTTTTTTGAAACAAGTGATGAGTTTTTGACTAATTCATTTTCTTTAGAGGATTTGGCAGAAGCAGTTGGTTTGAGCAAACAAGAAGTTTCTACTGTAATCAACCACCAATTGAATTCTTCTTTTTATCACATGGTGGCTCAATATCGAATCTTACATGCAAAAGAACTTTTGCAAGAACGCAATAATCTGACCATTGAAGCCATTGTTGAAGAATGTGGTTTTAGTTCTAAATCAACCTTTAATAAATACTTTAAGCTTTTTGTTGGAAAAACACCATCGGTATATCGCAGTCAAATAGCTTAG
- a CDS encoding TonB-dependent receptor plug domain-containing protein: protein MIHRLGITLLVCLLSVCLYAQELVVLRGKVVNNENQKGIPKVTITVYQGTREEKLGAIGEVLTDEEGGFQLEIPKVEKVYITIPDSLLCLDPGTFYLTDGSFQFVRFDCLKRTSENKEQTIQVLKEESNKQEQVLDNITIVTPKGGFERDLSSVNLSDITPAVATSNRLETGLTTLAGVNSNNELSSQYNVRGGSFDENLIYVNGVEMYRPVLVRSGKQEGLSFINPTMVEDISFSAGGFKARYGDKLSSVLDITYRKPIENKAYLQASFLGAGATVDLVSKDKALTAVMGMRYHNNRLLMNRSDDDGYYKPVFMDAQTSVNYKLDEQWSFSFLGNMTGNHYKYEPNRANVSFGAYNSVSNVTVLYDGREEDKYSSLFGAFTSSYVWKDDNKIEAVFSAYHTQEKEYYDIEASYLLVDQAEYDADPLFGKDIERPAPVKKGIASQFLHARNNYDALALSAELKGKALFRDSDASLHWGVKYTKENIKDRLSEWELMDSLGYVLPAIHPYAALQTQHTVDINRFMAYGEWNKALYTTDAKITLNAGARMQWWKMSESDKSKVVVSPRAQIAFEPSNWDKEMLFSLALGLYQQPPSYREYRGFDGELNPDLKAQKAWVFVLGHQYRFKMWGRNFGLHSEAYYKNIQDANIYTLDNVRMRYVANNEAKAYVYGADMRLYGEFIEGTESWVSVGFMKAEENYQNKGYIARPTDQRLKFGLLFQDYVPSIPNLRLYLNAVYSTGLPGGSPAYVDPYLYQGRLRDYKRADLGFNYVFKDKNIGQNRSWLQGIDQLQVGVEVYNVFDFDNAITNTWMRDISSNKEYAIPNYMTQRTLNIKVALTF, encoded by the coding sequence ATGATACACCGATTGGGAATTACACTACTTGTTTGTTTATTGAGCGTATGTCTATATGCTCAAGAGCTTGTCGTATTGAGAGGTAAGGTTGTGAATAATGAAAATCAAAAGGGAATTCCCAAGGTGACCATTACGGTTTATCAAGGAACACGCGAGGAAAAACTAGGCGCAATTGGAGAGGTTTTGACTGATGAGGAAGGGGGCTTTCAATTGGAAATTCCAAAAGTAGAAAAGGTGTATATAACGATACCAGATTCACTTCTTTGTTTGGATCCAGGAACCTTCTATCTTACAGACGGTTCGTTTCAATTTGTTCGTTTTGATTGTTTGAAACGGACAAGTGAAAACAAAGAACAAACAATCCAAGTACTGAAAGAAGAATCCAATAAACAGGAGCAAGTGTTGGATAATATTACAATTGTGACACCTAAAGGGGGTTTTGAACGCGATCTCTCTAGCGTGAATTTGTCAGATATTACACCTGCAGTTGCTACAAGTAATCGCTTAGAAACGGGATTAACTACATTGGCAGGTGTGAATTCTAACAACGAACTCAGTAGCCAATATAACGTGAGAGGAGGAAGTTTTGACGAGAATCTCATCTATGTTAACGGAGTTGAAATGTATCGTCCAGTTTTAGTGCGTTCGGGTAAACAAGAGGGATTGAGTTTTATAAACCCGACGATGGTGGAAGATATTTCCTTTTCTGCTGGAGGATTTAAAGCGCGATACGGCGATAAGCTGTCTTCGGTTTTAGATATTACCTATCGCAAGCCGATCGAAAATAAAGCCTATTTGCAAGCGAGTTTTTTAGGTGCGGGTGCTACAGTAGATTTAGTATCGAAAGACAAGGCACTAACAGCGGTTATGGGCATGCGCTATCACAACAATCGATTGTTGATGAATCGCTCCGACGACGATGGGTATTATAAACCTGTTTTTATGGATGCACAAACATCTGTGAACTATAAATTAGACGAGCAATGGAGTTTTAGCTTTTTGGGAAATATGACTGGGAATCACTATAAATATGAGCCCAACCGCGCCAATGTTTCTTTTGGAGCTTATAATAGTGTATCCAATGTAACTGTGCTATATGACGGAAGAGAAGAAGATAAGTACAGTTCGTTGTTTGGCGCTTTTACTTCTTCTTATGTATGGAAGGACGACAATAAAATAGAAGCTGTTTTCTCTGCTTATCACACCCAAGAAAAAGAATATTACGACATAGAAGCCTCTTATTTACTAGTGGATCAAGCCGAATATGATGCTGATCCGCTTTTTGGTAAGGATATCGAAAGACCTGCTCCTGTAAAGAAAGGAATCGCTTCTCAATTTTTACATGCCCGAAATAATTATGATGCTTTGGCTTTGAGTGCCGAGCTAAAAGGAAAGGCTTTGTTTAGAGATTCAGACGCATCGCTTCATTGGGGAGTAAAATATACCAAAGAAAATATCAAAGACCGTTTGTCCGAATGGGAACTGATGGATTCATTGGGATACGTTTTGCCAGCGATACACCCTTATGCTGCACTTCAAACGCAACATACAGTGGATATTAATCGCTTTATGGCCTATGGAGAATGGAATAAAGCCCTATATACAACGGATGCAAAAATCACTCTTAATGCTGGTGCTCGCATGCAGTGGTGGAAGATGTCTGAAAGTGATAAGAGCAAAGTAGTGGTGAGTCCTAGAGCACAAATTGCTTTTGAACCGAGTAATTGGGATAAAGAGATGTTGTTTTCTTTGGCCTTAGGACTTTATCAACAACCACCATCTTATCGGGAGTATAGAGGATTTGACGGGGAGTTAAATCCCGATTTAAAAGCGCAAAAAGCCTGGGTATTCGTACTTGGACATCAATATCGCTTTAAGATGTGGGGGAGAAATTTTGGTCTTCATTCTGAAGCATATTACAAAAATATACAAGACGCTAATATTTATACCTTAGACAATGTGCGTATGCGCTATGTGGCCAATAACGAGGCGAAAGCTTATGTTTATGGAGCTGACATGCGCTTGTATGGTGAATTTATTGAGGGAACCGAATCGTGGGTTAGCGTTGGTTTTATGAAAGCAGAAGAAAATTACCAAAACAAGGGATACATTGCTCGACCAACAGATCAACGACTAAAATTTGGGTTGTTGTTTCAAGATTATGTGCCTTCTATTCCCAACCTGAGATTGTACCTCAATGCCGTGTATAGCACTGGACTTCCAGGGGGGTCTCCTGCTTATGTCGATCCGTATTTGTATCAAGGAAGATTGCGCGATTACAAACGTGCAGATTTGGGATTTAATTACGTTTTCAAAGACAAAAACATCGGACAGAATCGCAGTTGGCTCCAGGGCATCGATCAGCTACAAGTCGGGGTAGAGGTGTATAACGTATTCGATTTTGATAACGCCATTACCAATACGTGGATGAGAGATATCAGTAGCAATAAAGAATATGCAATACCGAATTATATGACGCAAAGAACACTTAATATTAAAGTAGCGCTAACGTTTTAA
- a CDS encoding M23 family metallopeptidase encodes MKKRFTGFFVCSALFAFGQSQSIEFANPLDIPIHASGNFGELRGSHFHSGLDIKTQQRIGLPVYAPADGYVSRIKVSTWGYGKALYIDHPNGITTVYGHLNGYEGTIAQRVLDTHYKQRVFEIEIYPKRNEIPVKKGDIIAYTGNTGGSGGPHLHYEFRDTKTQNIINPLSKGMKEMLLDTEAPTVNAVYAYPISADATINKNSNPIQLSYKMRNGVLAVDPITAKGKISFGIDMHDTSNNNANKNGVYKLETFINGTPSFSYQFDTFSFSETGFVNALVDYGRVKQTKAKVQKMFVEIPYPLSVLKVDKGNQGILTVKPGESYIYRIVASDYHGNQTTIEIPVAYADDFVARVESIDVTEGDRYDIVSTRDFILEKDFATVTIPANAFYRDFQFIFNAKDKVVTLHKDVVAGFKNMTLTVDVSGFGLTDAELEKAYLAQLSPNGSKAYVKTHKKGKLFTIYTKKLGDYTYAIDRTPPKIYQPSFKEGDWLSNAKEISFLIQDADSGIDKIEGSINGKWMLLDYDYKTKKIVHLFRDGVVVSGRNDVIIKVTDNMNNEATYTTHFFRK; translated from the coding sequence ATGAAAAAGCGTTTCACTGGTTTTTTTGTTTGCTCTGCTTTGTTTGCTTTTGGGCAATCGCAATCGATAGAGTTTGCTAACCCTTTAGATATACCCATTCACGCTTCGGGTAACTTTGGCGAATTAAGAGGAAGTCATTTTCACTCAGGATTGGATATAAAAACGCAACAACGTATTGGCTTGCCTGTTTATGCACCCGCAGACGGCTATGTTTCTAGAATAAAAGTATCGACTTGGGGGTATGGGAAGGCTTTGTATATCGATCATCCCAATGGGATAACTACTGTTTATGGTCATTTAAATGGCTATGAAGGAACAATTGCACAACGCGTATTGGATACCCATTACAAACAACGCGTATTTGAAATTGAAATCTATCCGAAACGCAATGAAATTCCAGTAAAAAAAGGGGATATTATTGCCTATACCGGAAATACAGGTGGCTCAGGTGGGCCACATTTACACTACGAATTCCGCGATACGAAAACGCAGAATATCATCAATCCTCTGAGCAAGGGGATGAAAGAAATGCTTCTCGATACAGAGGCTCCAACAGTTAATGCGGTTTATGCCTATCCAATTTCAGCAGATGCAACCATTAACAAAAATAGCAATCCTATTCAACTGTCCTACAAAATGCGCAATGGCGTCTTGGCAGTGGATCCTATTACAGCCAAAGGAAAAATTAGCTTTGGTATTGATATGCATGATACCTCGAATAATAATGCCAATAAAAATGGCGTTTATAAGCTTGAAACGTTTATTAATGGAACACCGAGTTTTAGTTATCAATTTGATACGTTCTCCTTTAGCGAAACCGGTTTTGTCAATGCTTTGGTAGACTACGGACGTGTAAAACAAACCAAAGCGAAAGTGCAAAAAATGTTTGTTGAAATTCCGTACCCACTTTCTGTGTTGAAAGTAGATAAAGGCAATCAAGGGATTTTGACAGTTAAACCTGGAGAAAGCTATATTTATCGAATTGTGGCTTCGGATTATCACGGCAATCAAACGACAATTGAAATTCCCGTTGCCTATGCTGATGATTTTGTCGCTCGAGTAGAGAGTATAGATGTAACAGAAGGTGATCGTTACGATATCGTGTCGACAAGGGATTTTATATTGGAAAAGGATTTTGCAACGGTGACAATTCCCGCTAATGCTTTTTACCGTGATTTTCAATTTATTTTCAATGCCAAAGATAAAGTGGTAACGTTGCACAAAGATGTTGTGGCTGGATTTAAGAATATGACGTTGACGGTTGATGTGAGTGGGTTCGGATTAACTGACGCAGAGTTGGAAAAAGCGTATTTAGCTCAACTTAGCCCAAATGGCAGTAAAGCCTATGTGAAAACACATAAAAAAGGAAAGTTGTTTACTATTTACACGAAGAAACTAGGCGATTATACCTATGCAATTGATCGTACACCACCTAAAATTTATCAACCGAGTTTCAAAGAAGGAGACTGGTTGAGCAATGCAAAGGAAATCTCTTTTTTAATTCAAGATGCCGATTCGGGAATTGATAAAATTGAAGGAAGTATCAACGGAAAATGGATGTTGTTGGACTACGATTATAAAACAAAAAAAATAGTACATTTATTCCGCGATGGAGTCGTTGTTTCTGGTCGCAATGACGTGATTATCAAAGTGACGGATAACATGAATAACGAAGCGACTTATACCACACATTTTTTTAGAAAATAA
- a CDS encoding cell division protein ZapA, producing MSQNEQLKIKISIADRVYPLTVTYAQEEALRSASKKIDIMITQFEDSYAVRDKQDVLAMCALQLASQTEQKTIDKSENYNKAVDRLVRLDEALDRILSK from the coding sequence ATGAGTCAAAATGAACAACTAAAAATCAAGATATCGATAGCTGATCGCGTATATCCGTTAACGGTTACCTATGCACAAGAAGAGGCATTGCGTTCAGCATCAAAGAAGATTGATATCATGATTACTCAGTTTGAGGATAGCTATGCGGTACGAGATAAGCAAGATGTTTTGGCGATGTGTGCTTTACAATTGGCATCACAAACGGAACAGAAAACGATTGATAAGTCTGAGAATTACAACAAAGCTGTTGACCGATTAGTTCGATTGGATGAAGCCTTGGATCGTATACTTTCTAAATAA
- the rny gene encoding ribonuclease Y, with amino-acid sequence MDILFIVGGVLVGASIGFAIAKYLEKNHASSVLQNANNEAKTIIRDAKTEGESTKKEKILQAKEKFIELKAEHEQVILSRDKKIAEAEKRTRDKESQISNELSKAKKAAEESEKIIKDYDVKLELIEKKQEEVDRLHRTQVEQLEIISGLTADEAKNQIIESLKTEAKADAMSYIQDTIEEAKLTAQQEAKKIIISTIQRVGTEEAVENCVSVFNIESDDVKGRIIGREGRNIRAIEAATGVEIIVDDTPEAIILSCFDPVRREIARLSLHRLVTDGRIHPARIEEVVAKTTKQIEEEIIEIGKRTVIDLGIHGLHPELIKIVGRMKYRSSYGQNLLQHSREVAKLCGLMAAELGLNVKLAKRAGLLHDIGKVPETESELPHAILGMQWAEKYGEKPEVCNAIGAHHDEIEMTTLIAPIIQVCDAISGARPGARRQVLDSYIQRLKDLEGIANEFGGVKNSYAIQAGRELRVIVESEKVSDEMAATLSFDISQKIQTEMTYPGQVKITVIRETRAINIAK; translated from the coding sequence ATGGATATACTATTTATTGTTGGAGGAGTTTTGGTAGGTGCAAGCATAGGTTTTGCCATCGCAAAATACCTAGAAAAAAACCATGCTTCATCTGTTTTACAAAACGCTAATAATGAAGCTAAAACAATTATACGCGACGCAAAGACAGAAGGAGAATCTACTAAAAAGGAGAAAATTCTTCAAGCAAAGGAGAAATTTATTGAGCTAAAAGCGGAGCATGAGCAAGTTATTTTATCGCGTGATAAAAAGATAGCGGAGGCAGAAAAGAGAACGAGAGATAAAGAATCTCAAATTTCCAATGAATTATCTAAAGCCAAGAAGGCGGCTGAAGAAAGCGAAAAAATCATCAAAGATTACGATGTTAAGCTTGAACTTATCGAGAAAAAACAAGAGGAAGTTGATCGCTTACACCGCACGCAAGTGGAGCAATTAGAGATTATCTCTGGTTTAACGGCTGATGAGGCGAAAAATCAAATCATTGAAAGCCTTAAAACAGAAGCGAAAGCAGATGCGATGTCGTATATTCAAGATACGATTGAGGAGGCTAAATTAACGGCTCAACAAGAGGCGAAAAAAATCATCATCAGCACGATTCAACGTGTAGGAACAGAAGAGGCAGTAGAGAACTGTGTATCGGTATTCAACATTGAATCGGATGATGTAAAAGGGCGTATTATTGGTCGTGAAGGACGAAATATTAGAGCAATTGAAGCTGCTACTGGAGTGGAAATCATCGTTGATGACACCCCTGAAGCAATCATCCTTTCTTGCTTTGACCCTGTAAGACGTGAAATTGCACGTTTATCACTACACCGTTTAGTAACTGACGGACGTATTCACCCTGCTCGTATTGAAGAGGTTGTTGCTAAGACAACAAAGCAAATTGAGGAGGAAATCATTGAAATTGGAAAGAGAACCGTTATCGATTTAGGAATTCACGGGTTACACCCAGAATTGATTAAAATCGTTGGTCGTATGAAATATAGATCGTCTTACGGTCAAAACTTATTACAACACTCGCGTGAGGTAGCTAAATTATGTGGTTTAATGGCTGCAGAATTAGGTTTAAACGTCAAATTAGCCAAACGCGCAGGATTACTTCACGATATTGGTAAAGTACCTGAAACAGAAAGCGAATTACCACACGCAATTTTAGGTATGCAATGGGCGGAGAAATATGGTGAAAAACCAGAAGTTTGCAACGCTATTGGAGCGCATCACGATGAAATTGAAATGACAACCTTAATTGCACCAATTATCCAAGTGTGTGATGCTATTTCTGGAGCGAGACCTGGAGCGAGAAGACAAGTATTGGATTCTTATATTCAGCGTTTAAAAGACCTAGAAGGTATTGCCAATGAATTTGGTGGAGTTAAAAACTCGTACGCAATTCAGGCAGGTAGAGAATTACGTGTAATCGTTGAAAGTGAAAAAGTTTCCGACGAAATGGCAGCTACTTTATCTTTTGATATTTCGCAAAAAATTCAAACAGAAATGACATATCCTGGTCAAGTAAAAATTACAGTAATCAGAGAAACTAGAGCAATCAACATTGCTAAATAG
- the xerD gene encoding site-specific tyrosine recombinase XerD encodes MSSKSWQITLQSYIHYLKLERGLAENSIESYELDLMKFVQFLNHSEIVVTPQAVTPEHINEFVYQISTLLAPTSQARIISGLKSFFTFLIVDGQIEKAPTDLLEVPKLGRKLPEVLAMEEIDAMIETFDLSVNEGYRNKVMLELLYSCGLRVSELVNLRLSDLFFEEGFIRVIGKGSKHRFVPIDPDTMRFITLYKETIRNHMQVKKEDSDVVFLNRRGGRLTRAMIFTIVKQAAKKVNIQKNISPHSFRHSFATYLLENGADIRMIQLMLGHESILTTEIYTHISREKLKGVMDQYHPRSIKKP; translated from the coding sequence ATGAGTAGTAAAAGTTGGCAGATTACCCTGCAATCGTATATCCATTATTTGAAATTAGAACGAGGGCTAGCAGAGAATTCTATCGAAAGCTATGAATTGGATTTGATGAAATTTGTTCAATTTTTAAACCACAGTGAAATCGTAGTAACCCCACAAGCGGTTACGCCAGAACACATCAATGAATTTGTATATCAAATTTCAACACTCTTGGCGCCAACTTCGCAGGCGCGTATTATCTCAGGTTTAAAGAGTTTTTTTACTTTTTTAATTGTCGATGGACAGATTGAAAAAGCACCTACCGATTTATTGGAAGTTCCCAAGTTAGGGCGAAAACTTCCCGAAGTGTTAGCGATGGAGGAGATTGATGCTATGATTGAAACCTTTGATCTGTCTGTGAATGAAGGTTACCGAAATAAGGTGATGCTGGAGCTCTTGTATAGTTGTGGGTTGCGCGTGAGTGAATTAGTCAATTTGCGCCTGAGTGATCTCTTTTTTGAAGAAGGGTTCATTCGCGTAATAGGGAAGGGGAGCAAGCATCGCTTTGTGCCTATTGATCCAGATACGATGCGATTTATTACTTTATATAAAGAAACCATTCGCAACCACATGCAGGTAAAAAAAGAGGATAGTGATGTTGTGTTTTTAAATCGCAGAGGGGGGCGTTTAACGCGAGCCATGATTTTTACGATTGTCAAACAGGCAGCAAAAAAAGTCAATATTCAAAAAAATATTAGTCCACATAGTTTTCGACATTCCTTTGCAACGTATCTTTTAGAAAATGGAGCCGATATTCGCATGATTCAATTGATGTTGGGACATGAATCGATTTTAACTACAGAAATCTACACGCATATCAGTAGAGAGAAGTTGAAAGGAGTGATGGATCAATATCATCCTAGAAGTATAAAGAAGCCATAA
- a CDS encoding outer membrane beta-barrel protein translates to MKKLVLSLAAVAAFGFTANAQEKEKPTFGFQEGNIMIEGSFQISDKVIKDSNSGLKDKTTHYTFNPKVGYFLSDKVAVGASLGFGKGLLESDVLPVDVTGTKLYAGAFARYYFLELGSRFKTYAEVGVGYQENKVSDAKYKETGLAAGIDLGFNYFVTEKLAVTFALGNVFSYSNYDAKQNGNKIESVSSTEANLNVFNNFFDNATFGLVYKF, encoded by the coding sequence ATGAAAAAATTAGTACTATCGTTAGCAGCTGTTGCTGCGTTTGGATTCACAGCTAACGCTCAAGAAAAAGAAAAACCAACATTTGGTTTCCAAGAAGGAAACATCATGATTGAAGGAAGTTTCCAAATTTCTGATAAAGTAATCAAAGATTCAAATTCTGGATTGAAAGACAAAACGACACATTATACTTTTAATCCTAAAGTTGGATATTTCTTAAGTGATAAAGTAGCTGTTGGAGCTTCTTTAGGCTTTGGTAAAGGTCTTTTAGAGTCTGATGTATTGCCAGTTGACGTTACTGGAACTAAATTATACGCTGGAGCATTCGCTCGTTACTACTTCTTAGAATTAGGTAGCCGTTTCAAAACGTATGCTGAAGTTGGAGTAGGATACCAAGAGAATAAAGTTTCTGATGCTAAGTATAAAGAAACAGGATTAGCTGCAGGTATTGATTTAGGATTCAACTATTTCGTAACTGAGAAATTAGCTGTTACGTTTGCTTTAGGAAATGTATTTAGCTACAGCAACTACGATGCTAAACAAAACGGAAATAAAATAGAAAGTGTTTCTTCTACAGAAGCAAACTTAAACGTTTTCAATAACTTCTTTGACAACGCTACATTCGGATTAGTTTACAAATTCTAA
- the aroQ gene encoding type II 3-dehydroquinate dehydratase encodes MKILILNGPNLNLLGKREPTIYGSTSFEAYFEQLQLDFPSFELDYFQSNSEGVLIDKLHEVGFSYDGIVFNAGAYTHTSIALGDAIAAIQTPVIEVHISNTQAREEFRKTSKLAPYCQGVILGFGLKSYALALRAFEN; translated from the coding sequence ATGAAAATTCTAATACTCAATGGCCCTAATCTTAATTTATTAGGTAAAAGAGAGCCTACTATTTATGGAAGCACGAGTTTTGAGGCTTATTTTGAGCAACTACAGCTTGATTTTCCTTCTTTCGAATTGGACTATTTTCAATCCAATAGCGAGGGGGTATTAATTGACAAACTACACGAGGTTGGTTTTAGTTATGATGGTATTGTATTCAATGCGGGCGCTTATACGCACACTTCTATAGCATTAGGAGATGCGATTGCCGCTATTCAAACCCCAGTTATTGAAGTACACATTTCCAACACACAGGCTCGTGAAGAGTTCCGAAAGACATCTAAGTTAGCCCCTTATTGCCAAGGAGTAATCCTGGGATTTGGTTTAAAAAGTTATGCACTAGCCCTTCGCGCTTTTGAGAATTAA